The following are from one region of the Mesorhizobium sp. B4-1-4 genome:
- a CDS encoding SDR family NAD(P)-dependent oxidoreductase, protein MVSKAEFEGRTVVVTGAGGGLGSAIVALLAARGARVVGCDQSEEALASPHLASRHVFNLLDRASLEKAITAVLDRDGVPDILINNAGWTRAETLAALTADRIEHELDLNLTGVMTFADPIAKAMAARGSGSVVFISSVNAIAHFGNPAYAAAKAGINAYAKSIAVELGRSGVRANVVCPGSIRTAAWDHRLAKDPEILGKLKRLYPLGRIVNPQEVAEAVAFLASDRASGVTGVVMPVDAGLTAGCLPFIDDILGA, encoded by the coding sequence GTGGTTTCGAAAGCCGAATTCGAGGGCCGTACTGTCGTCGTCACGGGTGCCGGCGGCGGCCTTGGCTCGGCGATCGTCGCACTGCTGGCCGCAAGGGGCGCGCGGGTGGTCGGCTGCGACCAATCCGAGGAGGCGCTGGCAAGCCCGCACCTTGCCTCGCGCCATGTCTTCAACCTTCTTGACCGCGCGTCCCTAGAGAAGGCGATCACCGCCGTGCTCGACAGGGACGGCGTACCCGATATCCTGATCAACAACGCCGGCTGGACGCGCGCCGAGACGCTTGCCGCGCTGACGGCGGACAGGATCGAGCATGAGCTCGACCTCAATCTGACCGGGGTGATGACCTTCGCCGACCCTATCGCCAAGGCGATGGCCGCGCGCGGATCGGGCAGCGTCGTCTTCATCTCCTCCGTCAATGCCATCGCGCATTTCGGCAATCCCGCCTATGCCGCCGCCAAGGCCGGCATCAACGCCTATGCCAAATCGATCGCCGTCGAGCTTGGCCGCAGCGGCGTGCGCGCCAATGTCGTCTGCCCCGGGTCGATCCGCACCGCCGCCTGGGACCATCGCCTGGCCAAGGATCCGGAAATCCTCGGCAAGCTCAAGCGGCTCTATCCGCTCGGCCGCATCGTCAACCCACAGGAAGTCGCCGAAGCGGTGGCTTTCCTTGCCTCCGACCGCGCCTCGGGCGTAACAGGCGTGGTGATGCCCGTCGATGCCGGGCTGACCGCCGGCTGCCTGCCGTTCATCGACGACATATTGGGAGCGTGA